Proteins co-encoded in one Brassica rapa cultivar Chiifu-401-42 chromosome A02, CAAS_Brap_v3.01, whole genome shotgun sequence genomic window:
- the LOC103850568 gene encoding uncharacterized protein LOC103850568 produces the protein MVPDLATERSDPPSPKRQKTEEETACYDGRPEDFDSDECTDEDMQLFDQELDMIGGGFEIDFKKFRYCFGWRPLDLDDSTMVDEPETNRDFIATLVNLALTKYNADKGTSLELGKILIANFHPSCAVTFYISFQVNDPSDGNQTKPYRAVVRYFPGDIEVVSCNPKY, from the exons ATGGTTCCCGATCTTGCGACGGAAAGATCCGATCCTCCTTCACCGAAGCGTCAGAAGACGGAGGAGGAAACAGCATGCTATGATGGCCGTCCCGAGGATTTCGATTCCGACGAGTGCACCGACGAGGACATGCAACTGTTCGACCAAGAGTTGGATATGATCGGCGGG GGTTTTGAAATCGACTTCAAAAAATTTCGCTACTGTTTTGGTTGGAGACCACTGGATCTGGATGATAGTACAATGGTCGATGAGCCTGAAACCAACAGAGATTTCATCGCTACGTTGGTGAACCTCGCTCTCACCAAGTACAACGCAGACAAA GGAACAAGCTTGGAACTGGGAAAGATTTTGATTGCCAACTTTCATCCATCTTGTGCCGTCACTTTCTACATCTCATTCCAAGTCAATGATCCTTCAGATGGTAATCAGACAAAACCCTATCGAGCAGTGGTTCGCTACTTCCCAGGAGACATTGAAGTTGTCTCTTGCAATCCCAAATATTGA
- the LOC103850571 gene encoding probable mediator of RNA polymerase II transcription subunit 26b, giving the protein MKPPASLDHWRDYFRRADSDIFQIIDHAIMVAAADSPIKFKTKRDKIAELLFSCRVARCNGCDHLELSVPGEDTAVGGGGGSKESNKQIVGNNYSYEDDEAEALSDAIEEFSLVSKEVVRIKEVLINKDHETHEVIIESLRKLKLMSLDVDILKSTEIGKAVNGLRKHGSDQIRQLAKTLIAEWKELVDQWVNTTKDIAGGTPESANPSVVDEEEEEGAFPSLPYDVDIFTPEANGFEMLNGDFFDSLDFDGNPCDSGEYNTSREHERRKTQKRRPEGGIQMKIHDASFRSIKPSSLADRTRRPLKQEQKRKATGPQQEKLKGLGADAKFEFAKRKLQESYQHHENAKKQRTIQVLETIPKQGGAAQKPQLKRPGMNNRNWSNGRK; this is encoded by the exons ATGAAGCCACCAGCTTCGTTAGATCACTGGAGAGACTATTTCCGCCGAGCAGACTCCGATATTTTCCAGATCATCGATCACGCCATCATGGTCGCAGCCGCAGATTCGCCGATCAAATTCAAAACCAAGAGAGACAAAATCGCGGAGCTTCTCTTCTCCTGCAGAGTCGCTCGCTGCAACGGATGCGACCACCTCGAGCTCTCAGTCCCCGGCGAAGATACGGcggttggtggtggtggtgggagtAAAGAGAGCAATAAACAGATTGTTGGGAATAATTATAgttatgaagatgatgaagctgAGGCTTTGAGCGATGCGATCGAAGAGTTTTCTTTGGTTTCTAAGGAGGTTGTTAGGATCAAAGAGGTCTTGATCAACAAAGACCACGAG acACACGAAGTGATAATTGAATCTCTGAGGAAGTTAAAGTTGATGTCTTTGGATGTGGATATACTCAAG AGTACTGAGATAGGAAAGGCTGTTAATGGGCTTAGGAAACATGGTTCTGATCAGATTCGCCAGCTGGCAAAGACTCTCATCGC AGAGTGGAAGGAGCTGGTTGATCAATGGGTTAACACCACTAAGGATATCGCTGGAGGTACACCAGAGTCTGCGAATCCGTCTGTagttgatgaggaagaagaagaaggagcgTTTCCGTCTCTTCCCTATGATGTTGATATCTTTACACCTGAAGCTAACGGTTTTGAGATGTTAAATGGGGACTTCTTTGATTCATTAGACTTTGATGGAA ATCCTTGTGACTCTGGGGAATATAACACAAGCCGAGAACACGAAAGAAGAAAAACACAGAAGAGAAGACCTGAGGGAGGAATACAAATGAAGATACACGACGCTTCTTTTAGATCTATCAAGCCATCGTCATTAGCTGATAGGACTAGGAGACCTCTTAAGCAAGAACAGAAGAGGAAAGCTACAGGACCTCAACAAGAA AAACTAAAAGGTCTTGGCGCAGACGCAAAGTTTGAGTTTGCTAAGAGGAAGCTTCAAGAGAGCTACCAACATCATGAGAAcg CCAAGAAGCAGAGAACAATACAAGTACTTGAGACGATCCCAAAGCAAGGTGGTGCTGCTCAGAAACCGCAACTCAAGAGACCTGGAATGAACAACAGGAATTGGTCAAACGGGCGTAAATAG
- the LOC103850570 gene encoding uncharacterized protein LOC103850570, which translates to MERSDPPSPKRQKTEEEATRYNGCPDDDFDFDSDDCSDGEIELFDQELDRSGGGYEIDFKKFRYCFGWRPFHLDDVSFFSDPETNRHFIAKLVNLALDQHNKENKTSLELGKILIANFHPSCGLTFYLSFEVNDPSDGNQTKPYRAVVRYFPGDIEVVSCNPKES; encoded by the exons ATGGAAAGATCCGATCCTCCTTCACCGAAGCGTCAGAAGACGGAGGAGGAAGCCACCCGCTATAATGGCTGTCCCGATGATGATTTCGATTTCGATTCCGACGATTGCTCCGACGGGGAGATTGAGTTGTTCGACCAAGAGTTGGACAGGAGCGGCGGG GGTTATGAAATCGACTTCAAGAAATTTCGCTACTGTTTTGGTTGGAGACCATTTCATCTGGATGATGTCTCATTCTTTAGCGATCCTGAAACCAACAGACATTTCATCGCTAAGTTGGTTAACCTTGCTCTCGACCAGCACAACAAAGAAAAT aaaaCAAGCTTGGAACTGGGAAAGATTTTGATTGCCAACTTTCATCCATCTTGTGGATTGACTTTCTACCTCTCATTCGAAGTCAATGATCCTTCAGATGGTAATCAGACGAAACCCTACCGAGCTGTGGTTCGCTACTTCCCTGGAGATATTGAAGTTGTCTCTTGCAATCCCAAAGAAAGTTAA
- the LOC103850569 gene encoding uncharacterized protein LOC103850569 yields MVPDPAMERSDPPSPKRQKTDEETTCYDGRPEDFDSDECTDEEMQLFDQELDKIGGGYEIDFKKFRYCFGWKSLDLDDSTMVDEPETNRDFIATLANLALTKYNADKGTSLELGKILIANFHLSCGFSFYISFQVNDPSDGNQTNKPYRAVVRYFPGDIEVVSCNPKGT; encoded by the exons ATGGTTCCCGATCCAGCAATGGAAAGATCCGATCCTCCTTCACCGAAGCGTCAGAAGACGGACGAGGAAACAACTTGCTATGATGGCCGTCCTGAGGATTTTGATTCTGACGAGTGCACCGACGAGGAGATGCAACTGTTCGACCAAGAGTTGGATAAGATAGGCGGG GGTTATGAAATCGACTTCAAGAAATTTCGCTATTGTTTTGGTTGGAAATCACTGGATCTTGATGATAGTACCATGGTTGATGAGCCTGAAACCAACAGAGATTTTATCGCTACGTTGGCGAACCTCGCTCTCACCAAGTACAACGCAGACAAA GGAACAAGCTTGGAACTGGGCAAGATTTTGATTGCCAACTTTCATCTATCTTGTGGATTCTCTTTCTACATCTCATTCCAAGTCAATGATCCTTCTGATGGTAATCAGACTAATAAGCCCTATCGAGCAGTGGTTCGCTACTTCCCAGGAGATATTGAAGTTGTCTCTTGCAATCCCAAAGGGACATAA